The following proteins are encoded in a genomic region of Iodidimonas sp. SYSU 1G8:
- a CDS encoding TauD/TfdA family dioxygenase: protein MSIEIEPLGAAAGARIHGVDLSQPLDEADFARVRRALLDHLVIFFPDQHLSPDEHKAFGLRFGTLNIHPHVKPLDGHPEVLNIVKEPDDRLNFGGGWHSDMSFLDKPVLGSILYAREIPRTGGDTMWANMCLAYDALSTGMKQMLAGLTAIHTAEDIYGAQGIYNNDDRRSMRTQAAEQASGRAEHPVVRTHPETGRKLLFVNEAFTTKFKGMTRAESRPLLDFLCQHATSAPFVYRHRWTENEVAFWDNRCTQHFALNDYAGQRRVMHRVTVNGDRPY, encoded by the coding sequence ATGTCGATCGAGATAGAACCGCTCGGCGCCGCCGCTGGCGCCCGCATCCACGGCGTGGACCTGTCGCAGCCGCTCGATGAGGCGGATTTTGCCCGGGTCCGCCGGGCCCTGCTGGATCATCTGGTCATTTTCTTTCCCGACCAGCATCTGTCACCCGACGAGCACAAGGCATTCGGGCTTCGCTTCGGCACGCTCAACATTCATCCCCACGTCAAGCCGCTGGATGGCCATCCGGAAGTGCTCAATATCGTCAAGGAGCCAGACGATCGCCTGAATTTCGGCGGCGGCTGGCACTCGGACATGTCGTTTCTCGACAAGCCGGTGCTTGGGTCGATCCTCTATGCGCGGGAGATTCCCCGCACGGGCGGCGATACCATGTGGGCCAACATGTGCCTCGCCTATGACGCGCTGAGTACCGGCATGAAGCAGATGCTGGCCGGCCTGACCGCCATCCACACGGCCGAAGACATCTATGGCGCGCAAGGCATCTACAACAATGACGACCGGCGAAGCATGCGGACCCAGGCGGCGGAACAAGCCTCGGGCCGTGCGGAGCATCCCGTGGTGCGAACGCACCCGGAAACCGGGCGGAAGCTGCTGTTCGTCAACGAGGCCTTCACCACCAAGTTCAAGGGAATGACACGCGCCGAAAGCCGGCCGCTGCTGGATTTTCTGTGCCAGCACGCGACCAGCGCCCCGTTCGTGTATCGCCACCGCTGGACCGAAAACGAGGTCGCCTTCTGGGACAATCGCTGCACCCAGCATTTCGCCCTCAACGACTACGCCGGCCAGCGCCGGGTGATGCACCGGGTTACCGTCAATGGCGACCGGCCGTACTGA